One window of Arthrobacter oryzae genomic DNA carries:
- a CDS encoding MBL fold metallo-hydrolase RNA specificity domain-containing protein, with translation MKNRHPQLRFLGATDSVTGSRYLVEAGGKRILVDCGLFQGYKLLRVRNRAPFPVPPHSIDAVLLTHAHLDHTGYIPALVRDGFAGPVYATEGTTELCTLLLPDSGHLQEEEAKYAYEHGSSRHSPPVPLYTAADAVRSLDSFRKQGFDTPLSLGAGISATFLPAGHILGAAQIRLEVGPHSVHFTGDLGRTDDPLMFPPRGLGTTDILVTESTYGNRKHSTLDPELQLGEIITRVAKKNGVVMIAAFAVGRAETLMLHLSRLRGRNAIPDIPVYLNSPMAIDASGMYQRHPDEHRLKQQEYEDMYKVAKMTRTVDDSKLLNLRGGPMVIISASGMLTGGRILHHIAEYGPDPKNAIILSGYQAGGTRGAALAAGERQLRIYGEDVRIRAEVIQMESLSAHADSDGLIEWMKAAGREPRMTYITHGEPEASDALRVRIKRELGWRVRVPEHLESILLEDPT, from the coding sequence ATGAAAAACCGACACCCGCAACTCCGGTTCCTCGGAGCGACGGACAGCGTGACCGGCTCCAGGTACCTGGTGGAAGCAGGCGGGAAACGCATCCTCGTGGACTGCGGGCTGTTCCAGGGCTACAAGCTGCTCCGCGTCCGCAACCGGGCCCCGTTCCCCGTCCCGCCGCACTCCATTGACGCCGTGCTGCTCACCCATGCGCACCTTGACCACACCGGCTACATTCCCGCCCTGGTCCGGGACGGCTTTGCCGGACCGGTGTATGCCACCGAAGGCACCACCGAACTGTGCACCCTGCTCCTGCCCGACAGCGGGCACCTGCAGGAAGAGGAAGCCAAATATGCCTACGAGCACGGATCGTCCAGGCACAGCCCGCCGGTACCGCTCTACACGGCGGCGGACGCGGTCAGGTCCCTCGACAGTTTCCGCAAACAGGGCTTCGACACCCCGTTGTCGCTGGGAGCGGGCATCTCCGCCACGTTCCTGCCCGCAGGCCACATCCTGGGGGCTGCCCAGATCAGGCTCGAGGTCGGCCCGCACTCCGTGCATTTCACCGGCGACCTCGGGCGCACAGACGATCCCCTGATGTTTCCGCCGCGGGGGCTGGGCACCACCGATATCCTGGTCACCGAGTCCACGTATGGCAACCGGAAGCACTCGACCCTGGATCCCGAGCTGCAGCTGGGCGAGATCATCACCCGGGTGGCGAAGAAGAACGGCGTTGTGATGATCGCCGCGTTCGCCGTGGGGCGGGCTGAGACACTGATGCTTCACTTGTCCCGCCTCCGCGGGCGAAACGCGATTCCGGACATCCCCGTGTACCTGAACAGCCCCATGGCCATCGACGCCTCCGGAATGTACCAGCGGCACCCCGACGAACACCGGCTCAAGCAGCAGGAATACGAGGACATGTACAAGGTGGCCAAGATGACCCGTACCGTGGACGATTCGAAGCTGCTCAATCTCCGCGGCGGCCCCATGGTGATCATCTCCGCCAGCGGCATGCTCACCGGAGGCAGGATCCTGCACCACATTGCGGAATACGGACCCGATCCGAAGAACGCGATCATCCTGAGCGGGTACCAGGCCGGCGGAACGCGCGGTGCCGCGCTCGCCGCCGGTGAACGGCAACTCCGCATCTATGGCGAGGACGTCCGGATCCGCGCCGAAGTGATCCAGATGGAAAGCCTCTCCGCGCATGCGGATTCGGACGGGCTGATCGAATGGATGAAGGCGGCCGGGCGGGAACCGCGGATGACGTACATCACCCACGGCGAACCCGAGGCATCCGATGCCCTCCGGGTCCGGATCAAGCGGGAGCTCGGGTGGCGGGTGCGCGTGCCTGAGCATCTCGAAAGCATCCTCCTGGAGGACCCGACGTGA
- a CDS encoding erythromycin esterase family protein, with protein sequence MTNGNRAVLSMLDEIRTLARPLNGFRDLDRLVHRAGAGRFTAIGEASHGTHEYYTLRARLSMRLIEEQGYSWIGVEGDWPDCWRINRWVRGQSGHDTGVHAMLAGFGRWPTWMWANQEVAGFLDWLRGWNLERPMQERVGFYGLDVYSLWDSLREIIGWLQDNEPDAVPAAMRAWQCFLPHHEDPHEYAWRTRLVPESCERDVVALLAEVRNRALALQDHESRAENDEAFDAVQNAVVAANAEHYYRIMVQGNRESWNVRDHHMADTVDRLSAHLGPASKGIIWEHNTHVGDARATDMARDGLVNVGQLLRERHGPEGVTLVGIGSHRGTVMAADAWGSPERVLTVPDARTGSHEDLLHRALGAPALLEFGRDRSGPWLSAWLGHRAIGVVYRPAREYGNYVPTRMGGRYDALIWLEQTQALRPLHHEAPPGEPEFETEPSGF encoded by the coding sequence GTGACCAACGGAAACCGTGCCGTCCTGAGCATGCTGGACGAAATCCGGACGCTGGCCCGGCCCCTCAACGGGTTCCGGGACCTTGACCGGCTGGTCCACCGGGCAGGCGCCGGCCGCTTCACGGCCATCGGCGAAGCCTCGCACGGCACGCACGAGTACTACACCCTTCGGGCCCGTCTTAGCATGCGGCTGATTGAGGAGCAGGGCTACAGCTGGATCGGCGTCGAGGGCGACTGGCCGGACTGCTGGCGGATTAACCGGTGGGTCCGGGGACAAAGCGGGCATGACACCGGCGTACACGCCATGCTCGCCGGGTTCGGACGCTGGCCCACGTGGATGTGGGCCAACCAGGAAGTGGCAGGCTTCCTGGACTGGCTTCGCGGCTGGAACCTCGAACGCCCTATGCAGGAGCGCGTGGGGTTCTACGGCCTTGACGTCTACTCGCTGTGGGATTCCCTGCGGGAGATCATCGGCTGGCTCCAGGACAACGAACCGGACGCGGTTCCCGCGGCCATGCGGGCATGGCAGTGTTTCCTGCCGCACCACGAAGACCCGCACGAGTACGCCTGGCGCACGCGGCTGGTGCCCGAATCGTGCGAGCGGGACGTGGTGGCACTGCTGGCCGAAGTCAGGAACCGGGCGCTGGCGCTACAGGACCACGAGTCCCGGGCCGAAAACGACGAGGCGTTCGACGCCGTGCAGAACGCCGTAGTCGCCGCCAACGCCGAACATTACTACCGCATCATGGTGCAGGGGAACAGGGAGTCCTGGAACGTCCGGGACCATCACATGGCGGACACGGTGGACCGGCTCAGCGCGCATCTTGGCCCCGCATCCAAGGGCATCATCTGGGAGCACAACACGCACGTGGGCGATGCACGGGCCACGGACATGGCGCGGGACGGGCTGGTCAACGTGGGCCAATTACTGCGCGAGCGCCACGGACCCGAAGGGGTGACCCTGGTGGGTATCGGATCGCACCGGGGAACTGTGATGGCTGCCGACGCGTGGGGCTCCCCTGAACGTGTCCTGACGGTGCCCGACGCCCGCACCGGCAGCCACGAGGACCTGCTGCACAGGGCACTGGGCGCCCCGGCCTTGCTGGAATTCGGCCGGGACAGGTCCGGGCCGTGGCTGTCGGCCTGGCTGGGGCACCGGGCTATCGGTGTTGTCTACCGGCCCGCCAGGGAATACGGAAACTACGTTCCCACCCGGATGGGAGGGCGCTATGACGCCCTGATCTGGCTGGAACAGACCCAGGCGCTCCGTCCGCTCCATCACGAGGCGCCGCCCGGCGAGCCGGAGTTCGAAACGGAACCCTCAGGTTTCTGA
- a CDS encoding universal stress protein codes for MSKPIVVGINGSTGSEAAMSWSLHRAAKLKLPVIGVHAVDDRWMSPDFQYHELIRESGMELLRQVQEDAAKKAPDVAVDVQLRHGSAGSALKEMSKDASMVVIGSHHRHWADGGPMTDRALQIVTASDSPVAVIPTDQGPEGRGVVVGVDGSEESLQAVAFAAAEADREGDELTAVLAFRRPARWVQSGMPASGLAEVIEEEDKIVLAESVAGLRDRYPDLVVNQVLDKDTDPAKALVEAAANARLLVIGSRGRGGFSRLLLGSTAHAVLLRVPCPTVVTRVHKVKHEE; via the coding sequence ATGAGCAAACCAATCGTCGTCGGCATCAACGGCTCCACGGGAAGTGAGGCCGCAATGTCGTGGTCCCTTCACCGTGCGGCCAAGCTGAAGCTGCCGGTCATCGGAGTCCATGCGGTGGATGACCGCTGGATGTCACCGGACTTCCAGTACCACGAACTGATCAGGGAATCCGGCATGGAACTCCTGAGGCAGGTGCAGGAGGATGCCGCCAAGAAAGCACCGGATGTCGCCGTCGATGTGCAGTTGCGCCACGGCAGCGCCGGCTCGGCCCTAAAGGAAATGTCCAAGGACGCCTCCATGGTGGTCATCGGATCGCACCACCGCCACTGGGCGGACGGCGGGCCCATGACGGACCGGGCCCTGCAGATCGTTACCGCCTCGGACAGCCCGGTGGCGGTCATTCCCACGGACCAGGGACCGGAAGGGCGTGGCGTGGTGGTGGGCGTGGACGGTTCGGAGGAGTCGCTGCAGGCCGTCGCTTTCGCCGCCGCAGAAGCTGACCGCGAGGGGGACGAACTGACAGCCGTGCTGGCTTTCCGGCGTCCCGCCCGCTGGGTGCAGAGCGGGATGCCGGCCAGCGGCTTGGCCGAAGTCATTGAGGAAGAAGACAAAATCGTGCTCGCCGAATCGGTGGCGGGGCTGCGGGACAGGTACCCGGACCTGGTGGTGAATCAGGTGCTCGACAAGGACACCGATCCGGCCAAGGCGCTTGTGGAGGCGGCCGCGAACGCCCGGCTCCTGGTGATCGGCAGCCGCGGGCGCGGGGGATTCAGCAGGCTCCTGCTCGGCTCCACCGCCCACGCCGTCCTGCTACGGGTTCCGTGCCCCACAGTGGTGACCAGGGTGCACAAGGTCAAGCACGAGGAATAG
- a CDS encoding maleylpyruvate isomerase family mycothiol-dependent enzyme, translating into MVARHDRTTDPVLLEGLLQARRGTAFFARKLNELTDADLDGDSLLPGWTRRHVTAHIGYNARAIARLIEWAATGVETPMYASTSVRDHEIDFGATLPPIALRHLFDHSAVHLNVEWRDLPAEAWHHKVKTAQGRTVPAEETVWMRTREVWVHAVDLDNGATFNDIPAPVLSRLLKDITGAWHTRGTDTGLLVKVTDQPDVMTFGDTDAETPTVISGPLAAVTQWATGRGSRGVAATSTTATGTTTADPATPPSDADLPEVPPAPKWI; encoded by the coding sequence ATGGTCGCCCGCCACGACCGGACCACCGACCCGGTCCTGCTCGAGGGCCTGCTGCAGGCACGGCGGGGCACGGCATTCTTCGCCCGCAAGCTCAACGAGCTCACGGACGCGGACCTGGACGGGGACTCGTTGCTGCCAGGCTGGACCCGGCGGCACGTGACGGCCCACATCGGCTACAACGCGCGGGCCATCGCGCGTCTCATCGAGTGGGCAGCCACCGGCGTGGAGACACCCATGTATGCCTCCACGTCGGTGCGGGACCACGAAATCGACTTCGGCGCGACCCTGCCGCCGATCGCCCTGCGGCACCTGTTCGACCACTCCGCGGTGCACCTGAACGTCGAATGGCGGGACCTCCCGGCCGAGGCCTGGCACCACAAAGTCAAAACAGCGCAAGGACGGACCGTCCCGGCCGAGGAAACCGTCTGGATGCGCACCCGCGAAGTCTGGGTCCACGCCGTGGACCTGGACAACGGCGCCACCTTCAACGACATCCCGGCACCGGTCCTGTCCCGCCTGCTCAAGGACATCACCGGCGCCTGGCACACCCGCGGGACCGACACCGGACTGCTCGTCAAAGTCACCGACCAGCCGGACGTCATGACCTTCGGGGACACCGACGCCGAAACACCGACGGTCATCTCCGGCCCGCTCGCGGCCGTCACGCAATGGGCCACCGGACGCGGCAGCCGCGGAGTGGCGGCAACAAGCACCACAGCCACAGGCACCACAACAGCGGACCCCGCCACACCGCCGTCGGACGCTGACCTGCCCGAAGTACCGCCAGCACCCAAATGGATCTAG
- a CDS encoding fumarylacetoacetate hydrolase family protein, with the protein MRLLTLRLSNEGTTVTKAVRQDGTTLTEIDGFADVGELLRTEAWEATARAATGATHPLEGADLAPVVPFPGKIICVGHNYRNHIKEMGREIPEYPTVFAKYQESLIGPNDDLALPQESDTVDWEAELAVVIGKKGRRISEADAKDHIAGYSVLNDVSMRDYQFRTIQWLQGKTWENSTPFGPALVTQDEFTAGPLMTSAVDGEVQQSTPTGDLVFTPEFLVSYISTIITLNPGDVIATGTPGGVGHAQDPKRYLQEGQILVTTIEGLGQLTNRVVKEA; encoded by the coding sequence ATGAGACTCCTCACCCTCCGCCTCTCGAATGAGGGAACAACAGTTACCAAGGCCGTGCGCCAGGACGGGACCACCCTGACCGAGATCGACGGGTTTGCCGACGTCGGGGAACTCCTCCGCACCGAGGCCTGGGAGGCCACCGCCAGGGCCGCAACCGGTGCGACGCACCCGCTCGAGGGCGCCGACCTCGCCCCGGTGGTCCCGTTCCCGGGCAAGATCATCTGCGTGGGCCACAACTACCGCAACCACATCAAGGAAATGGGCCGGGAAATCCCCGAATACCCCACCGTGTTCGCCAAGTACCAGGAATCCCTGATCGGCCCCAACGATGACCTGGCCCTGCCGCAGGAATCGGACACCGTGGACTGGGAAGCCGAACTCGCCGTGGTCATCGGCAAGAAGGGCCGCCGGATCAGCGAAGCCGACGCCAAGGACCACATCGCCGGGTACTCGGTGCTGAACGACGTGTCCATGCGCGACTACCAGTTCCGCACCATCCAGTGGCTCCAGGGCAAGACCTGGGAGAACTCCACCCCGTTCGGCCCCGCCCTCGTCACGCAGGATGAGTTCACCGCCGGTCCGCTGATGACCTCGGCCGTGGACGGCGAAGTCCAGCAGAGCACCCCCACCGGCGACCTCGTCTTCACCCCGGAATTCCTGGTCTCCTACATCTCCACGATCATCACCCTGAACCCCGGTGACGTGATCGCGACCGGCACCCCCGGCGGTGTGGGCCACGCCCAGGATCCCAAGCGCTACCTGCAGGAAGGCCAGATCCTGGTCACCACCATCGAGGGCCTGGGCCAGCTGACCAACCGCGTGGTCAAGGAAGCCTGA
- a CDS encoding cupin domain-containing protein, with protein sequence MSISAENTTHESVAAGHTAPEPTPEEAAQLKELYRDFDRENLIPLWTEIADLMPMVPSPKAVPHVWRWSDLYPLAARAGDLVPVGRGGERRAIALANPGLAGTPYATPTLWAAIQYLGGRETAPEHRHSQNAFRFVVEGEGVWTVVNGDPVRMSRGDFLLTPGWNFHGHHNDTDEPMAWIDGLDIPFVHYADAGFFEFGTERVTDEATPDISRSERLWAHPGLRPLSGLDDTTSSPIAAYRWEYTDRALTEQLLLEDEGHPATVSQGHAAVRYTNPTTGGDVMPTIRAEFHRFRPGASTETVREVGSSVWQVFEGTGSVVLNGETRNLAKGDLFVVPSWAAWSLQAGTDSQTSFDLFRFSDAPIFERLNFNRTYIEGRTK encoded by the coding sequence GTGTCCATCAGCGCCGAGAACACGACTCATGAATCAGTGGCCGCGGGGCATACTGCTCCGGAGCCGACGCCCGAAGAGGCTGCGCAGCTCAAGGAGCTGTACCGGGATTTTGATCGCGAGAACCTTATCCCGTTGTGGACTGAGATCGCGGATTTAATGCCGATGGTCCCGTCGCCGAAGGCGGTCCCGCACGTGTGGCGGTGGAGTGACTTGTACCCGCTGGCGGCCCGTGCCGGTGACCTGGTGCCGGTGGGCCGGGGCGGGGAACGCCGCGCCATTGCGCTGGCGAATCCGGGCCTGGCCGGTACGCCGTATGCGACGCCGACGCTGTGGGCTGCGATCCAGTACCTGGGGGGCCGGGAAACCGCCCCGGAGCACCGCCACTCGCAGAACGCGTTCCGTTTCGTGGTTGAGGGCGAGGGTGTCTGGACCGTGGTGAACGGGGATCCGGTGCGGATGTCCCGCGGGGATTTCCTGCTGACCCCGGGCTGGAACTTCCACGGCCACCACAACGACACAGATGAGCCGATGGCCTGGATCGACGGCCTCGATATCCCGTTCGTGCACTACGCCGACGCCGGGTTCTTCGAGTTCGGCACCGAGCGCGTCACGGACGAGGCCACCCCGGACATCTCCCGTTCCGAGCGGCTCTGGGCCCACCCGGGCCTTCGCCCGCTCTCGGGCCTGGATGACACCACCAGCTCCCCCATCGCGGCCTACCGCTGGGAATACACCGACCGCGCCCTGACCGAGCAGCTCCTGCTCGAGGACGAGGGCCACCCGGCCACTGTGTCCCAGGGCCACGCCGCCGTCCGCTACACCAACCCCACCACCGGCGGGGACGTGATGCCCACCATCCGGGCCGAATTCCACCGCTTCCGGCCCGGCGCGTCCACAGAGACCGTCCGCGAAGTCGGCTCCAGCGTCTGGCAGGTCTTCGAAGGGACCGGCTCCGTGGTCCTGAACGGCGAAACCCGGAACCTGGCCAAGGGCGACCTCTTCGTTGTCCCGTCCTGGGCCGCCTGGTCCTTGCAGGCCGGGACAGATTCACAAACGTCGTTTGACCTGTTCCGGTTCAGCGACGCCCCCATCTTTGAACGCCTGAACTTCAACCGCACCTACATCGAAGGACGCACCAAGTAA